Proteins from a genomic interval of Desulfurobacterium sp. TC5-1:
- a CDS encoding 4Fe-4S dicluster-binding protein, with translation MKGWKDLEIGALITEPGNSAEYKTGEWRAWRPVFNRENCIDCMICWVFCPDSSIIVKDKKVVGIDYDHCKGCGICAHECPKSKGDDESKKALVMKPEYLFREED, from the coding sequence ATGAAAGGCTGGAAAGATTTAGAGATAGGTGCTCTTATAACAGAGCCTGGAAACAGTGCTGAGTATAAAACAGGCGAATGGCGTGCCTGGAGACCGGTTTTCAACAGAGAAAACTGTATAGACTGCATGATTTGTTGGGTTTTCTGTCCGGATAGCTCAATTATTGTTAAAGATAAGAAGGTGGTTGGTATAGATTATGACCACTGCAAAGGTTGTGGTATTTGTGCTCATGAGTGTCCTAAGAGCAAGGGAGATGATGAGTCTAAGAAGGCGCTTGTAATGAAACCGGAATATCTGTTTCGTGAGGAGGACTAA
- a CDS encoding YbaB/EbfC family nucleoid-associated protein produces MFKGGMGNMGNLMKMARQLQKQAEKMKKEIEEMEFKGSAGGVVEVTVKGTGRLVSVEISPEVVKDGDVEMLGDMIVVAANQAIDKANETMEKEMKKITGGLGIDLGGLF; encoded by the coding sequence ATGTTTAAAGGTGGTATGGGTAACATGGGTAATCTTATGAAGATGGCCAGGCAGCTGCAGAAGCAGGCTGAAAAGATGAAGAAAGAGATTGAGGAGATGGAGTTTAAGGGCAGCGCTGGTGGTGTTGTTGAAGTTACTGTTAAAGGCACCGGAAGGCTTGTTAGTGTTGAAATTTCGCCTGAAGTTGTTAAAGATGGTGATGTTGAGATGCTTGGAGATATGATTGTTGTTGCTGCAAATCAGGCTATTGATAAGGCCAACGAAACGATGGAAAAAGAGATGAAGAAAATTACAGGCGGCCTTGGAATAGATCTTGGAGGTCTGTTTTGA
- a CDS encoding 2-oxoacid:acceptor oxidoreductase family protein translates to MIEIRWHARGGQGAVTASKILASSAIREGKYAQSAPDYGAERAGAPLRSFNRVSENPITLHCLVLHPDIVVVVDPTLLKTVPILEGTSEDAVLVINTDKTPQEIRSMLNIEGRKIFTVNASAIAMEEFGKPFMNVPMLGALVKVIQNLVSLDSVKEDIKATFGKKVSKELLEANLRALERAYKEVKGE, encoded by the coding sequence ATGATAGAAATCAGATGGCACGCCAGAGGTGGTCAGGGAGCGGTAACCGCTTCAAAAATCCTTGCAAGTTCTGCTATTAGAGAAGGCAAGTATGCCCAAAGTGCTCCAGATTACGGTGCTGAAAGGGCAGGTGCACCTTTAAGAAGTTTCAACAGAGTTTCTGAAAATCCAATCACGCTCCACTGTCTTGTTCTGCATCCAGACATTGTAGTGGTTGTTGACCCTACACTTTTAAAAACAGTTCCAATACTTGAAGGAACTTCTGAGGATGCAGTGCTTGTTATAAATACCGATAAAACTCCTCAAGAAATAAGAAGCATGCTCAACATAGAGGGAAGAAAAATCTTCACTGTTAACGCAAGTGCAATTGCAATGGAAGAGTTTGGAAAGCCCTTCATGAACGTTCCCATGCTCGGGGCACTTGTTAAGGTCATTCAGAATCTCGTTTCTCTTGATAGTGTTAAAGAGGATATTAAAGCCACTTTTGGTAAAAAAGTCTCAAAGGAGCTTCTTGAGGCTAACCTCAGAGCCCTTGAGAGAGCTTACAAGGAGGTAAAAGGAGAATGA
- the recR gene encoding recombination mediator RecR: MIYPETLGIVVEFLASVPGISERAAERAVLSLSKLPENDKLRIVNALKELDRLKSCRECGLPSMTDLCSICSDDGRNKSVICVVEQPRDAVSIEKLGEFKGVYHVLGGVISPLENIGPDDIRIRELFGRIKKHNVKEVIIALNPTVEGEATAKFIIDRLTGKNIKIYRIAYGIPYGGTIDMADELTLKRSFEDMKLITGGD, translated from the coding sequence TTGATATATCCTGAAACTCTCGGGATAGTTGTTGAGTTTTTAGCTTCCGTTCCTGGAATAAGCGAAAGGGCTGCGGAAAGGGCAGTGCTTTCACTATCTAAGCTTCCAGAGAATGATAAACTTCGGATTGTTAATGCTTTAAAAGAATTAGACAGGTTGAAATCCTGTCGGGAGTGTGGCCTTCCCTCTATGACAGATTTATGTTCTATCTGTTCAGATGATGGCAGAAATAAGTCTGTTATCTGTGTTGTAGAACAGCCAAGGGATGCTGTTTCCATTGAGAAGCTTGGGGAATTTAAGGGTGTCTATCACGTTTTGGGTGGTGTTATTTCTCCCCTTGAAAATATCGGTCCTGACGATATCAGAATAAGGGAACTTTTCGGCAGGATAAAGAAACACAACGTTAAAGAGGTAATAATAGCTCTTAATCCTACCGTTGAAGGTGAAGCAACCGCGAAGTTTATAATAGATAGGCTTACCGGAAAAAATATTAAAATATATCGTATAGCTTATGGAATACCTTACGGTGGAACTATAGATATGGCTGATGAGCTTACGTTAAAACGTTCATTTGAGGATATGAAACTTATAACCGGAGGAGACTGA